In the Bernardetia sp. genome, GCTTTTTTACTTTGGATTTGTAGCCCAAACCGTTGCGTCAGTAATAAAACCAACATCATTCATAGAAAGTAGAGATGAAATGGTATGAGCAATTTCAGTTCCTTGTAGTTTGCTTTCGTTTTCTTTGTCTTGCTCCATTCCTACTTTATCAAAAAACTGTGTAACAACTTCACTTGGATTTACTTGCATTACTCTGACATTATGCTTGCGAAGCTCTGCACGCCAACACTCTGTCATGGCTGCAAGAGCAAACTTACTAGAACAGTAAGCCGTTCCACCTGCAAATCCTTTTTGAGATGCCGTAGAAGCAATATTGATAATATTTCCTGTGTTTTCTTTCTGAAAATGCTTGGCTGCTTCTTTTCCTACCATGAAAGCTCCTTTTACATTGACTTCCCAAACTTTTGTAAAGTCTTCCACAGAAGTATCTACCAATGCTCCAAAACTTCCAATGCCTGCATTATTTATCACAACATTTAACCCTCCCATTTCCGAAATGGCTTTTTCAAACATTTTTGCTACATCTTCTTCGTTCGAAACATCAGCAGTTGTGCCTCTGATTCCTAGTTCTGAAATAGCCTTTTCAACATCTTTTTCTGTTCTGGCACAAATAAAAACTTCTGCACCTTGTTGTTTTAAAAGTTTAGCTGTTTGATAGCCTATTCCTGTACTTCCTCCTGTCAAGAGAACTTTAGCGTCTTTAATATTCATAAAAAAATAAATTGAGAGTTTAGGTGTAAGAGTTGAAAATTGATTTCATTCTGCTTGATTGAAGCAATAAGAAAACATATTGTTTCAGAAATATGATTTTTTAAAATTCATACGTCTCTTTCCAAGACTTTACAGGATTTCGGTTGGGGATAACTTCTCCTGTTTCTTCATCTATTTCTATTTTTTTCTTTTGTCCTGTCGTAATTTTTTTAATTTTAAATTTTGGCAATTCTTGGGTATAATAGAAAGGTTGGTTGGGTTGATACACCTCAGTATTCATATTGTAAAATGGAATAACAACATAACCATAGAGTTTAAATTCCTCTGGCAAATCCTTTTTATTTTGAGGATAAACATACAAGAAAAACTCATTGTCAAGATTTCTTTTTGGTAACTTAGGATGGTAATAAGTAAGTTTGGTTTGGTCATCGCTCAAATAAACACCAAAAAATTCTCCATCAATGATACGCTTTCCATCCACATTTTTCACTTTATAGGTATTGTTGGCAGCTTGGTCGATGCTTCTGCCTTGCATAACTTTGTTGTAGGTTGGTTTTTCATCGATACGCCACTCAAAATTACCTAGCCTAGAATTGGTTTTTGTAATGAGTTGAGGAGGAATAACCTGTCCTTCGGGTTGTTGTAGGAACAAAATTTCTTCCAGTTCATTGTCTGCAATAAATTTCATAATGATATTACTGCATTTGATATAATTCATTCCTTTGAGCAGTGTTTCTTCATTTTTTTTCTCTTCCAAAACAAAATAAATACTTTCTCCATTGCCATCTACATTTACATTTTTTATGTAGCCACTATCAAAAACAGCTAATAAATCTCGTCCTTTTATCTGATTGAACTGTCCAAAAACATCAGAGGAAATAACAAAAGCCTTGTCATTGATAATCAAAGAATCAATGCTATTGTCTTGCAATTTGGCTCTAATTTTTGTTCCTGAAAGCTGATTAGATGTGTTCCACAAAACAGGGTCATAATTAAAATAAATAATAGAGTCAGTCAAATCATAATTGATAGAATCACATATTCCTTGAATATCACGCTTATAAATTTTGACATTTCTATATCCATAAAAACGCTGTTCGGCTGCCACGCTGTCGTTCATAGCAATAAGTGTATCTGCCGAAATATAAAGCGTATCATTTTTGAAAGGTTTTACCAAAAGAGCATCTCCATACGCATCCAAACGGCTTTTTATTCCATCGTAGTAGGCTTCGTCTCCAAAAATAGTAATCTGTTCTTTTTTGTAGTAGAGTTGCACATTTTCCTTAAAAACTCCCTTTTCTGTAAGGTTGTCGTAATCAATGAAGTTAGCAGAAATAATATAATCTCTATTTTCAACACGAGTAGCTACATCTGCGCCTTCTGCCGTTTTCAAAATTCCTGTTTGTGCATTGATTTGAGTTCCCTTGACAGCGTTTATTGTTCCATCTTTATTGATTATTTTTCCTTCTGAATCAAAAAATATGGTTTTTGTGAGTGTGTTATAGACCACCGAATCAGCAAAAAGTTGTTGGTCTGGACTGATAGCTTGTACATTTCCACGAAAAGTTGCTACTCTTGAATCTGTGTTGTAGTATCCTCTGTCGCTGGTAAGGCGTGAGGTTTGGTCTCTTACTCTTCCTCCTTCAAAATAATAAGCTGTTTTGGTTTTGAGGTTGTAGTTGAGTTTTTGTGTGGTTACTGTTTTTTCTTGGTCTTGCAAAACAACATTTCCTCTTACCCTTGCCAGTTTGGAATAACCATCGTAGTAGAGCGTATCTCCTACAAGGGTCATACTATCCTTTTCTACAAAACGAATATTTCCAAAGGCTTCAATTTGGTTTCTGTCAATATACTGAAAAACACTATCAGCATACATTACCGTATTTTTTTGCTTAAATTTTACCTGTCCACGTTCATCTTTTTTCAAAATACGTATTTGTTCCCCATTAGGTAAAACATCTCCTTCCAAAACGCCTGCTTGCAAGAGTTCTATTCTTGAAAGTGTCTGTGTGGTATCTTCAATGGTTTCAAGGGTTGGTTTTTTTTCTATGGTTTTATTTGTCTGTGCAAAACCAACAAATGAATAGGTTAAAAACAAAAGGAAAAAGAATAGAAATCTCATAAAATATGATAGAAACTGGTAAAATACAGTCAAAGGCAAGCCTTTAACCTGCAAAGTAAATGATAAAACGCTACAAATTTACTCTAAATAATTTCCAAAGCGAACAAACATCTAGGCAAAACAACAGATTTTGTAGTTACTTATAACTTTGTAGAATTATTTAACAGACAAAAATATAGACTATGAAAACTTCAGAGAATGCGTATGCAACGTTTTGTAAAAAATGGGAGATTGAAAATGTAGAGAAAGTAGAAAAACTTTATGATTTGGAATCCTTGAAAGCCTTTTTGCCAGACCATCCCACAGAAGAAGATAAAGCAGCCTTACAAAGCGTTTTGGGAGCAGGGTTTGACCATTTTTATGGCTATATAGATTATCAAAAATCTACTAATACCTTTGAGCTTATTATGCAATGGAGAGAAAAAACAGGAAAATTCGAAATGTAGGTAAGATAGTCTGTATAAGTTA is a window encoding:
- a CDS encoding SDR family oxidoreductase encodes the protein MNIKDAKVLLTGGSTGIGYQTAKLLKQQGAEVFICARTEKDVEKAISELGIRGTTADVSNEEDVAKMFEKAISEMGGLNVVINNAGIGSFGALVDTSVEDFTKVWEVNVKGAFMVGKEAAKHFQKENTGNIINIASTASQKGFAGGTAYCSSKFALAAMTECWRAELRKHNVRVMQVNPSEVVTQFFDKVGMEQDKENESKLQGTEIAHTISSLLSMNDVGFITDATVWATNPK
- a CDS encoding OstA-like protein; protein product: MRFLFFFLLFLTYSFVGFAQTNKTIEKKPTLETIEDTTQTLSRIELLQAGVLEGDVLPNGEQIRILKKDERGQVKFKQKNTVMYADSVFQYIDRNQIEAFGNIRFVEKDSMTLVGDTLYYDGYSKLARVRGNVVLQDQEKTVTTQKLNYNLKTKTAYYFEGGRVRDQTSRLTSDRGYYNTDSRVATFRGNVQAISPDQQLFADSVVYNTLTKTIFFDSEGKIINKDGTINAVKGTQINAQTGILKTAEGADVATRVENRDYIISANFIDYDNLTEKGVFKENVQLYYKKEQITIFGDEAYYDGIKSRLDAYGDALLVKPFKNDTLYISADTLIAMNDSVAAEQRFYGYRNVKIYKRDIQGICDSINYDLTDSIIYFNYDPVLWNTSNQLSGTKIRAKLQDNSIDSLIINDKAFVISSDVFGQFNQIKGRDLLAVFDSGYIKNVNVDGNGESIYFVLEEKKNEETLLKGMNYIKCSNIIMKFIADNELEEILFLQQPEGQVIPPQLITKTNSRLGNFEWRIDEKPTYNKVMQGRSIDQAANNTYKVKNVDGKRIIDGEFFGVYLSDDQTKLTYYHPKLPKRNLDNEFFLYVYPQNKKDLPEEFKLYGYVVIPFYNMNTEVYQPNQPFYYTQELPKFKIKKITTGQKKKIEIDEETGEVIPNRNPVKSWKETYEF